Proteins encoded in a region of the Agromyces protaetiae genome:
- a CDS encoding CPBP family intramembrane glutamic endopeptidase has translation MTPAKAVPAAAVEATFAGAQLLDYGLLVLPGLALLGACFWLARGDRDPLLRIVVLILGFILIRDAMTPARLWEFGLVGGVVPWLRMTSDPVVLIAFGLGSLALVFLTLRDRALSGLVRWGRPNVSTIAMGVGGGLLAAAPVLALSAWHPIDGRGGAVALALLPALAFMAFAGNLGEEVFFRGYLQGRLERAMPAVRAAVLSGVLFAACHAFLATTVTDVGWPLLAFTLWEGLICAFLRMWRGVIPAAIAHGLAIFLLSSGLI, from the coding sequence GTGACCCCCGCCAAGGCCGTGCCCGCTGCCGCAGTCGAGGCCACCTTCGCCGGCGCCCAACTGCTCGACTACGGCCTGCTCGTGCTGCCCGGACTCGCCCTCCTCGGCGCCTGCTTCTGGCTCGCGCGGGGCGACCGGGATCCGCTGCTGCGCATCGTGGTGCTGATCCTCGGGTTCATCCTCATCCGCGACGCGATGACCCCTGCTCGACTCTGGGAGTTCGGACTCGTCGGCGGCGTCGTCCCGTGGTTGCGCATGACCTCGGATCCGGTCGTGCTCATCGCATTCGGGCTCGGCAGTCTGGCACTCGTGTTCCTGACCCTGCGTGACCGCGCCCTGAGCGGGCTCGTGCGCTGGGGCAGGCCGAACGTGAGCACGATCGCGATGGGCGTCGGCGGCGGCCTGCTCGCGGCGGCGCCCGTGCTCGCGCTCTCGGCGTGGCATCCGATCGACGGGCGCGGCGGCGCCGTGGCGCTCGCGCTCCTGCCCGCGCTCGCGTTCATGGCCTTCGCCGGAAACCTCGGCGAGGAGGTGTTCTTCCGCGGATACCTGCAGGGCCGGCTCGAGCGGGCGATGCCCGCCGTGCGAGCCGCCGTGCTCTCGGGCGTGCTGTTCGCCGCGTGTCACGCGTTCCTCGCGACGACGGTGACCGACGTCGGCTGGCCGCTGCTCGCGTTCACACTCTGGGAGGGGCTCATCTGCGCGTTCCTGCGGATGTGGCGCGGCGTGATCCCGGCGGCGATCGCGCACGGCCTCGCGATCTTCCTGCTCAGCAGCGGGCTGATCTGA
- a CDS encoding VOC family protein, whose translation MSSTDSNLTTITSIDSITLEADDPEAAQRFYADAFGLDGARVRTVGSDATTSGFRGFTVSLVVSQPANVRALFDAAVAAGASVLKPVEKSLWGIGGVVQAPDGAIWNLATSSKKDTAPASREFESIVVLLASDDVSASKAFYTARGLKVAKSFGSYVDFATPASPIGLGLYKRRALAKTSGVDEAGSGSHRLRLHSDGGSFTDPDGFVWEPAA comes from the coding sequence ATGAGCTCCACCGACTCCAACCTCACGACCATCACCTCCATCGACTCGATCACGCTCGAGGCCGACGACCCCGAGGCTGCGCAGCGCTTCTACGCCGACGCGTTCGGCCTCGACGGCGCGCGCGTGCGCACGGTCGGGTCGGATGCCACGACCAGCGGATTCCGCGGATTCACCGTGTCGCTCGTCGTCTCGCAGCCCGCGAACGTGCGGGCCCTGTTCGACGCCGCGGTCGCGGCTGGCGCGAGCGTGCTGAAGCCCGTCGAGAAATCGCTCTGGGGCATCGGCGGCGTGGTGCAGGCGCCCGACGGCGCGATCTGGAACCTCGCGACCTCGTCCAAGAAAGACACCGCCCCGGCGAGCCGCGAGTTCGAGAGCATCGTCGTGCTGCTCGCGTCCGACGACGTCTCCGCGAGCAAGGCGTTCTACACGGCTCGCGGACTCAAGGTCGCGAAGAGCTTCGGCAGCTATGTCGACTTCGCGACGCCGGCGAGCCCGATCGGCCTCGGCCTGTACAAGCGGCGTGCGCTCGCGAAGACCTCCGGTGTCGACGAGGCGGGCAGCGGCTCGCACCGGCTGCGCCTGCACAGCGACGGCGGATCGTTCACCGACCCCGACGGTTTCGTCTGGGAGCCCGCGGCCTGA
- a CDS encoding sensor histidine kinase yields the protein MSPARRTSRIATLAIAFVSAVAAIAAIAIDLAVLPAYPDPPMSAGWSGVLPGVALLIPGCLLLWRLPWHPIAVVLAGFGALWVIDGLASAAVNLAWYTDRDAWWAAPAFWFFTRAGSVLILPVTLLLVLFPDGRLRGGAWRVVSIVAIALGLVMPFAFVFAPVGALVEDDAARAELLEVFGGWSLSLPLIPDAWWAALLGASGPCLMASLVLALVVCVSRRFGATAEARAQLRWLLWSGLVFVAALAIFPFVPTQIVDVLLAVTQGLIAASVVVAVTRYRLYAIDRLLSWTLVYAVLVAAIVAVDVLVLLAIGSAIDDRVAMLLSVIAVTVAYAPLRGRLFALASRLVSGRRADPYGVVSSLGERLERTPDAASRIRALAETIAEAFAARFVRVELDALGADGAGGGGGGGATLAAEAGERVADVTTIPIEYSGEVIGRIELDASRRPVVSARDQRLLGDLVQFAAAAIRNAELGRELQEIRERLVLAREAERSRLRRDLHDGLGPLLAGVKLRLETSRNLASREPARSLDLLDAAIDEQTEVIAEIRRIAHDLRPPALDDLGLGRAVEQLGERLSGGGMSVSVSAALPRDLPPAAEVAAFRIAAEALANARTHSGAARVSVTLSVESPRADAGRLPRALAAGDARTDTAPEADGRMLRVEVVDDGAGIPADATRGVGLRSMRERAEELGGSLTLTAVDSAVPQTADGVLEVGTWVGSHPSTPSTHVSTSHATHGEHAAGTRLVALLPIPGPAGDVEPEADASAEASARSEASARSEASALTTTDAAEPDAEEAPADVRH from the coding sequence ATGTCACCCGCGCGCCGCACGAGCCGCATCGCGACCCTCGCGATCGCGTTCGTGTCGGCCGTGGCCGCGATCGCGGCGATTGCGATCGACCTCGCGGTGCTTCCGGCGTACCCCGACCCGCCGATGTCGGCGGGCTGGTCGGGCGTGCTGCCGGGTGTCGCGCTGCTGATCCCCGGGTGTCTGCTGCTCTGGCGGTTGCCGTGGCATCCGATCGCGGTGGTCCTGGCCGGCTTCGGTGCGCTCTGGGTGATCGACGGGCTCGCGTCGGCGGCCGTGAACCTCGCCTGGTACACCGACCGCGACGCCTGGTGGGCGGCGCCCGCCTTCTGGTTCTTCACGCGCGCGGGGTCGGTGCTGATCCTGCCGGTGACGCTGCTGCTCGTGCTGTTCCCCGACGGGCGGCTGCGCGGCGGGGCGTGGCGTGTGGTGTCGATCGTGGCGATCGCGCTCGGCCTCGTGATGCCGTTCGCGTTCGTGTTCGCGCCGGTCGGCGCGCTCGTCGAGGACGACGCAGCGCGGGCCGAGCTGCTCGAGGTGTTCGGCGGGTGGTCGCTGTCACTTCCGCTGATTCCGGATGCCTGGTGGGCGGCGCTGCTCGGCGCGTCAGGCCCGTGCCTGATGGCGAGCCTGGTGCTCGCGCTCGTCGTCTGCGTCAGCCGGCGCTTCGGCGCGACCGCGGAAGCACGGGCGCAGTTGCGCTGGCTGCTCTGGTCCGGGCTCGTGTTCGTCGCGGCGCTCGCGATCTTCCCGTTCGTGCCGACGCAGATCGTCGACGTGCTGCTCGCCGTGACGCAGGGGCTCATCGCCGCATCCGTGGTCGTCGCGGTGACCCGATACCGGCTGTACGCCATCGACCGGCTGCTGTCGTGGACGCTCGTGTACGCGGTGCTCGTGGCGGCGATCGTCGCGGTCGACGTGCTCGTGCTGCTCGCGATCGGCAGCGCCATCGACGATCGCGTGGCCATGCTGCTCTCGGTGATCGCCGTCACCGTGGCCTACGCGCCGCTCCGCGGCCGCCTGTTCGCACTCGCGAGCCGGCTCGTGAGCGGGCGCCGCGCGGACCCCTACGGCGTGGTGTCCTCGCTCGGGGAACGGCTCGAACGAACGCCCGACGCGGCGTCCCGGATCCGCGCCCTCGCCGAGACGATCGCGGAGGCGTTCGCGGCACGGTTCGTGCGCGTCGAGCTCGACGCGCTCGGGGCCGACGGAGCCGGAGGCGGAGGCGGCGGCGGCGCGACCCTCGCGGCGGAGGCGGGCGAGCGGGTCGCCGACGTCACGACCATCCCGATCGAGTACTCGGGCGAGGTCATCGGACGGATCGAGCTGGACGCGAGCCGCCGCCCGGTCGTCTCCGCGCGCGATCAGCGCCTGCTCGGCGACCTCGTGCAGTTCGCGGCCGCCGCCATCCGCAACGCCGAGCTCGGCCGCGAGCTGCAGGAGATCCGGGAACGCCTCGTGCTCGCGCGCGAAGCGGAGCGCTCGCGGCTCCGCCGCGACCTGCACGACGGGCTCGGCCCGCTGCTCGCTGGCGTGAAGCTCCGGCTCGAGACCTCGCGCAATCTCGCGTCGCGCGAACCCGCGCGGTCGCTCGATCTGCTCGACGCCGCGATCGACGAGCAGACCGAGGTCATCGCGGAGATCCGCCGTATCGCCCACGACCTGCGGCCGCCGGCGCTCGACGACCTGGGGCTCGGCCGCGCCGTCGAGCAGCTCGGCGAACGGCTGTCCGGCGGCGGGATGTCCGTGTCGGTCTCGGCCGCGCTGCCGCGCGACCTGCCTCCGGCGGCCGAGGTCGCCGCGTTCCGCATCGCGGCGGAGGCGCTCGCGAACGCGCGCACGCACTCGGGCGCGGCGCGGGTGTCGGTGACGTTGTCGGTCGAGTCGCCGCGCGCCGATGCGGGACGGCTGCCTCGAGCCCTGGCCGCAGGTGACGCGCGCACGGATACTGCGCCGGAGGCGGACGGACGGATGCTCCGCGTCGAGGTCGTCGACGACGGGGCGGGCATCCCCGCTGACGCGACGCGCGGCGTCGGGCTGCGCTCGATGCGCGAACGCGCCGAAGAGCTCGGCGGGTCGCTGACCCTCACGGCGGTCGACTCGGCCGTGCCCCAGACCGCCGACGGTGTGTTGGAAGTCGGAACGTGGGTCGGAAGCCACCCCTCCACGCCGTCAACCCACGTTTCGACTTCCCACGCGACGCACGGGGAGCATGCGGCGGGCACTCGCCTCGTCGCACTCCTGCCGATTCCCGGCCCGGCGGGCGACGTGGAGCCCGAGGCAGACGCCAGCGCCGAGGCATCCGCCCGCTCCGAGGCATCCGCCCGCTCCGAGGCATCCGCACTGACGACGACCGACGCTGCCGAACCAGACGCCGAGGAGGCTCCCGCCGATGTCCGACACTGA
- a CDS encoding alpha/beta hydrolase, producing MAPIDPTLLEIPAGAEDVTVVRAIDGLSYIDPDDPAMPSYRVIANNRQPVALRDMMIRPVRTGYIGADQPKPDPALVPPTGAEAVPDVDVTVVYLPVRDGVARAQISRPKDEAAGAARPQSAAHEASLPVILYVHGGGFTVGSSDDTDYLTRRLARDNGALVVSADYRLAPEHPFPTPLDDVVDVYRFLTTDASRLGGDASRIAVAGDSAGSNYAAVIPLVARERGLPAPSAVVMLGAFVDFVQERWDSFQRLAPRGIVYDSPFFGFIRSAYLPTTPWTEPLASPIYADLSAYPPAYLTAGTHDPIVDSAKAFVALLDGHEVPAVGYWPEGMPHGYYFFPGVHAEGDVAYEQVRDFLSQHL from the coding sequence ATGGCCCCCATCGACCCGACCCTCCTCGAGATCCCTGCCGGCGCCGAAGACGTGACGGTCGTGCGCGCGATCGACGGGCTGAGCTACATCGACCCGGACGACCCGGCGATGCCGTCGTACCGGGTCATCGCGAACAACCGGCAGCCGGTCGCGCTGCGCGACATGATGATCAGGCCCGTACGCACGGGCTACATCGGCGCCGACCAGCCCAAGCCGGACCCGGCGCTCGTTCCGCCCACGGGCGCCGAAGCCGTGCCCGACGTCGACGTGACGGTCGTCTACCTGCCGGTGCGCGACGGGGTCGCACGTGCACAGATCTCCCGGCCGAAGGACGAAGCAGCAGGTGCAGCCCGGCCGCAGTCCGCGGCGCACGAGGCATCCCTCCCCGTGATCCTCTACGTGCACGGCGGCGGCTTCACGGTCGGGTCGAGCGACGACACCGACTATCTGACGCGCCGGCTCGCGCGCGACAACGGCGCGCTCGTGGTGTCGGCCGACTACCGGCTCGCGCCGGAGCATCCGTTTCCGACGCCGCTCGACGACGTCGTCGACGTCTACCGGTTCCTGACGACGGATGCCTCCCGCCTCGGCGGCGATGCGTCCCGCATCGCGGTCGCGGGTGACTCGGCGGGGTCGAACTACGCCGCCGTGATCCCGCTGGTCGCGCGCGAGCGCGGGCTGCCCGCGCCGAGCGCCGTGGTCATGCTGGGCGCGTTCGTGGACTTCGTGCAGGAGCGGTGGGACTCGTTCCAGCGGCTCGCGCCCCGCGGCATCGTGTATGACAGCCCCTTCTTCGGGTTCATCCGCAGCGCGTACCTGCCGACGACGCCGTGGACCGAGCCGCTCGCGAGCCCGATCTACGCCGATCTCTCGGCGTACCCGCCCGCGTATCTCACCGCGGGCACGCACGACCCGATCGTCGACTCGGCGAAGGCGTTCGTCGCGCTGCTCGACGGCCACGAGGTGCCGGCCGTCGGCTACTGGCCCGAGGGCATGCCGCACGGCTACTACTTCTTCCCGGGCGTGCACGCCGAGGGCGACGTCGCGTACGAGCAGGTGCGCGACTTCCTGTCGCAGCACCTCTGA
- a CDS encoding Fpg/Nei family DNA glycosylase produces MPESPEVQALADELDERLAGRAVREVDVLEFRVNKTRARPIGSIVGERVLGVSRHGKLLDLALDGSDHLVVSLGRHGWARWAAETTDEVASADDEPDASAPVTLATIAFDEGPALEFTDAGDWVSLGGWVVDEPTDVAAVAKLGPDPVSPRFSRAEFDHAFVGRRKQVKAVLQEQESLAGIGNAYSDEILFTAQISPVAHASTLSAEELDRLFDAVVAVMRGATEARHGIPISDLKAAKVAAMQVHGRAGEPCPVCGGTIHSFSFASTTAEYCPSCQTGGELLPLKTG; encoded by the coding sequence ATGCCTGAGTCGCCCGAGGTGCAAGCGCTCGCTGACGAGCTCGACGAGCGGCTCGCGGGCCGCGCGGTCCGCGAGGTCGACGTGCTGGAGTTCCGCGTGAACAAGACGCGGGCGCGGCCGATCGGCTCGATCGTCGGCGAACGCGTGCTGGGGGTGAGCCGCCACGGCAAGCTGCTCGACCTGGCGCTCGACGGCTCAGATCACCTCGTCGTCTCGCTCGGGCGCCACGGTTGGGCGCGCTGGGCGGCCGAGACCACCGACGAGGTCGCGTCGGCCGACGACGAGCCGGATGCCTCGGCGCCCGTCACGCTCGCGACCATCGCGTTCGACGAAGGACCCGCCCTCGAGTTCACCGACGCAGGGGACTGGGTCTCGCTCGGCGGCTGGGTCGTCGACGAGCCCACCGACGTCGCGGCCGTCGCGAAGCTCGGGCCCGACCCGGTGTCGCCGCGGTTCTCACGCGCCGAGTTCGACCACGCGTTCGTCGGCCGGCGCAAGCAGGTGAAGGCCGTGCTGCAGGAGCAGGAGTCGCTCGCCGGCATCGGCAACGCCTACTCCGACGAGATCCTGTTCACCGCGCAGATCTCCCCGGTCGCGCACGCGTCGACGCTGTCGGCCGAGGAGCTCGACCGGCTCTTCGACGCCGTCGTCGCCGTGATGCGCGGGGCGACCGAGGCCCGTCACGGCATCCCGATCTCCGACCTCAAGGCGGCGAAGGTCGCCGCGATGCAGGTGCACGGTCGCGCGGGGGAGCCGTGCCCGGTCTGCGGCGGCACCATCCACTCGTTCTCGTTCGCCAGCACCACCGCCGAGTACTGCCCCTCGTGCCAGACCGGCGGCGAGCTGCTGCCGCTCAAGACCGGCTAA
- a CDS encoding ATP-dependent Clp protease ATP-binding subunit has product MPNDFDPEAGASSFDEFLARYLEGERARSARSIDLSRFLSARTQSILQRAGRFALERGQTELDALHILRVIVEDDSVQQAIRRVGVSPERIITATEARLPQATESPADLNAATITPSASRALFHSYQVARSAGSTYIDPEHLFFALVLGQDAPAGQVLARAGVTAEALTQGMRDTVETDGGSGYQTETDASGETGQSSTPMLDKFGTDLTARAEAGELDPVIGRVDEIEQTIEILSRRTKNNPVLVGEAGVGKTAIVEGLARAIVEESVPEALLHKRVISLDLPGMLAGTRYRGDFEERLTKTMEEIATHKGELIIFIDEVHTVVGAGGGGEGGMDAGNILKPRLARGDLHLVGATTLNEYRRIEKDPALERRFQPVKVGEPSIEDSVLILQGLKPAYEEHHGVEYTDAAIRASVELSARYLSDRVLPDKAIDLIDQAGARLRLRLGVKVDVSELIERLATLEADKNAAVTAEHYEEASRIRDEIGKVQAKLDEATEKARQRGAAATADGDPEASALATVIDEAEIAAVISRATGIPVNRLTEGERERLADLEGELHARVIGQDDAVTAVAKAVRRNRTGMGDAKRPVGSFLFLGPTGVGKTELARSLADRLFDDENAVIRFDMSEFGERHTVSRLVGAPPGYVGYDEAGQLTERVRRNPYSIVLFDEIEKAHPDVFNLLLQVLDDGRLTDGQGRTVDFRNTVVIMTSNLGSEFLASRSGALGFVASTDASANGFSSQDDVRQRVMGKLREAMRPEFLNRIDEIVLFKKLTQDEIAEIVTLMLGATVARLASREVSLDVSPAAVAWIAEHGYEPEFGARPLRRLIQREVDDRIADLFVSGDLGDGEGVHVDAVDGALAVTPVPRAAVTAPLAA; this is encoded by the coding sequence GTGCCCAACGACTTCGACCCCGAGGCCGGCGCGAGCTCGTTCGACGAGTTTCTTGCCCGATACCTCGAGGGTGAGCGAGCCCGCTCGGCTCGGTCGATCGACCTCAGCCGATTCCTGAGCGCGCGCACCCAGAGCATTCTGCAGCGTGCCGGACGGTTCGCGCTCGAGCGCGGACAGACCGAGCTCGACGCACTCCACATCCTGCGCGTCATCGTCGAGGACGACTCCGTCCAGCAGGCGATCCGACGCGTCGGCGTGAGCCCCGAGCGCATCATCACCGCGACCGAGGCGCGACTCCCGCAAGCGACTGAGTCCCCGGCCGACCTCAACGCGGCCACGATCACGCCGAGCGCGAGCCGCGCGCTGTTCCACAGCTACCAGGTCGCGCGGAGCGCGGGTTCGACGTACATCGACCCCGAGCACCTCTTCTTCGCGCTCGTCCTCGGCCAGGACGCCCCAGCCGGGCAGGTCCTCGCGCGCGCCGGTGTGACCGCCGAGGCGCTCACACAGGGCATGCGCGACACGGTCGAGACCGACGGCGGGTCCGGCTACCAGACCGAGACGGATGCCTCGGGCGAAACCGGCCAGTCGAGCACCCCCATGCTCGACAAGTTCGGCACCGACCTCACCGCACGCGCGGAGGCCGGCGAGCTCGACCCGGTCATCGGCCGGGTCGACGAGATCGAGCAGACCATCGAGATCCTCAGCCGCCGCACCAAGAACAACCCGGTGCTGGTCGGCGAGGCGGGCGTCGGCAAGACGGCGATCGTCGAGGGCCTGGCCCGCGCGATCGTCGAAGAGAGCGTGCCCGAAGCACTCCTCCACAAGCGCGTCATCTCGCTCGATCTCCCCGGAATGCTCGCCGGCACGCGATACCGCGGCGACTTCGAGGAACGATTGACGAAGACCATGGAAGAGATCGCCACCCACAAGGGTGAGCTGATCATCTTCATCGACGAGGTGCACACCGTCGTCGGCGCCGGAGGCGGCGGAGAAGGGGGGATGGATGCGGGAAACATCCTGAAGCCGCGCCTTGCGCGGGGCGACCTCCACCTCGTCGGGGCGACCACGCTCAACGAGTACCGTCGCATCGAGAAGGATCCGGCGCTCGAGCGCCGCTTCCAGCCGGTGAAGGTGGGTGAGCCCTCCATCGAGGACTCCGTGCTGATCCTCCAGGGCCTCAAGCCCGCCTACGAAGAGCACCACGGTGTCGAGTACACCGACGCGGCGATCCGCGCCTCCGTCGAGCTCAGCGCCCGCTACCTCAGCGACCGCGTGCTGCCCGACAAGGCGATCGACCTGATCGACCAGGCCGGTGCGCGCCTGCGGCTGCGCCTCGGCGTGAAGGTGGATGTCTCGGAGCTGATCGAGCGACTCGCAACCCTCGAGGCCGACAAGAACGCCGCCGTCACGGCCGAGCACTACGAAGAGGCGTCGCGCATCCGCGACGAGATCGGCAAGGTGCAGGCCAAGCTCGACGAGGCGACGGAGAAGGCTCGCCAACGGGGTGCCGCTGCGACCGCAGACGGCGACCCCGAGGCATCCGCCCTCGCCACCGTCATCGACGAGGCCGAGATCGCCGCGGTGATCTCGCGCGCGACCGGCATCCCGGTCAACCGCCTCACCGAGGGTGAGCGCGAGCGCCTCGCCGACCTCGAGGGCGAGCTGCACGCGCGCGTCATCGGGCAGGACGACGCCGTGACCGCCGTCGCGAAGGCCGTGCGCCGCAACCGCACGGGCATGGGCGACGCGAAGCGTCCGGTCGGCTCGTTCCTGTTCCTCGGCCCGACCGGCGTCGGCAAGACCGAGCTCGCGCGCTCGCTCGCCGACCGCCTGTTCGACGACGAGAACGCGGTGATCCGGTTCGACATGTCCGAGTTCGGCGAGCGGCACACCGTGTCGCGCCTCGTCGGAGCCCCTCCCGGATACGTCGGCTACGACGAGGCCGGGCAGCTCACCGAGCGCGTCCGCCGCAACCCGTACTCGATCGTGCTGTTCGACGAGATCGAGAAGGCCCACCCCGACGTCTTCAACCTGCTGCTGCAGGTGCTCGACGACGGGCGGCTCACCGACGGGCAGGGTCGCACGGTCGACTTCCGCAACACGGTGGTCATCATGACCTCGAACCTCGGCTCGGAGTTCCTCGCGTCGCGTTCCGGGGCGCTCGGCTTCGTCGCGTCGACGGATGCCTCGGCCAACGGCTTCTCGTCGCAGGACGATGTGCGCCAGCGGGTCATGGGCAAGCTGCGCGAGGCCATGCGGCCCGAGTTCCTGAACCGCATCGACGAGATCGTGCTGTTCAAGAAGCTCACGCAGGATGAGATCGCCGAGATCGTCACGCTCATGCTGGGCGCGACGGTGGCGCGGCTCGCGTCGCGCGAGGTGTCGCTGGATGTCTCGCCCGCGGCCGTCGCCTGGATCGCCGAGCACGGGTACGAGCCCGAGTTCGGTGCGCGGCCCCTGCGCCGCCTCATCCAGCGCGAGGTCGACGACCGCATCGCGGACCTGTTCGTGAGCGGCGACCTCGGTGACGGCGAAGGCGTGCACGTCGACGCGGTCGACGGGGCGCTCGCGGTCACGCCCGTGCCCCGCGCCGCGGTGACCGCGCCGCTCGCGGCGTAA
- a CDS encoding response regulator transcription factor, translating into MSDTEPIRVLLVDDHPVYRDGLSMLLDSTGEVAVAGTAADGEEALRAIDEHELDVVVMDVQMPNLDGIAATRELVTRHPHLAVVVLTMSEDDETVFAAMRAGARGYLVKGASQHEILRAIRAVAGGELVFGAAIAQRVAAFFAAGPANSPAEVFPQLTAREREVLDLLAAGRSNPQIAQALFLSPKTVRNNVSNIFAKLQVADRAEAIVRARDAGLGRG; encoded by the coding sequence ATGTCCGACACTGAGCCGATCCGCGTACTGCTCGTCGACGATCACCCCGTGTACCGCGACGGGCTGTCGATGCTGCTCGACTCGACCGGGGAGGTGGCGGTCGCCGGCACCGCCGCCGACGGCGAGGAGGCGCTGCGCGCGATCGACGAGCACGAGCTCGACGTCGTCGTGATGGACGTGCAGATGCCGAACCTCGACGGCATCGCCGCGACGCGCGAGCTCGTGACGAGGCATCCGCATCTCGCCGTCGTCGTGCTCACGATGTCGGAGGACGATGAGACCGTGTTCGCGGCGATGCGCGCCGGCGCGCGCGGCTACCTCGTGAAGGGGGCGAGTCAGCACGAGATCCTGCGCGCGATCCGGGCCGTGGCGGGCGGGGAGCTCGTGTTCGGCGCCGCGATCGCGCAACGCGTGGCGGCGTTCTTCGCCGCGGGCCCGGCGAACTCGCCGGCCGAGGTGTTCCCGCAGCTGACCGCGCGCGAGCGCGAGGTGCTCGACCTGCTCGCGGCCGGGCGGTCGAACCCGCAGATCGCGCAGGCGCTGTTCCTGTCGCCGAAGACCGTGCGCAACAACGTGTCGAACATCTTTGCGAAGCTGCAGGTCGCCGACCGCGCCGAGGCGATCGTGCGCGCCCGCGACGCGGGGCTCGGGCGCGGCTGA
- a CDS encoding SIR2 family protein: protein MREGAPFQSQGIAPSAATSSRITNHNDADSAGHLFRAALAILERALFDDARPFAFLLGAGSSCSLSDPRGNQLIPDLAGLTARIRTQLATPHEALSVLEDTLVADGTSTPTVEHWLTRLRTMALIAGGDSIRGMTAIQIERLEAAIVEQIVDIVTVALPADGGGFDAVSRWAGAFDRRFPLEIFTLNYDLLMEQSLERHRVAYFDGFLGAYEPFLDLRTMEDDSLPTRWTRLWKMHGSVNWSADGARIFRASAGAGNRSKSLVHPSHLKYDQSRRMPYLAMQDRLRSYLRQDGALLLIEGYSFADEHINEILIEGLAGNPSAVAFALLFKPLGEHEEAVRIATRTPNVRLMGPDGAVIGGTRAPWQQSEDLQRVAPSEIGNFARLSNLLQFEEGAESA from the coding sequence ATGCGCGAAGGAGCACCATTTCAGAGTCAAGGGATTGCCCCGAGTGCGGCAACGAGCTCGCGCATCACCAACCACAATGATGCCGATTCCGCCGGTCACCTCTTTCGCGCCGCGCTCGCAATCCTCGAGCGTGCTCTGTTCGACGATGCCAGGCCGTTCGCCTTCCTTCTCGGGGCAGGCAGTTCCTGCTCGCTAAGTGATCCGCGGGGTAATCAGCTGATTCCAGACCTCGCGGGACTTACGGCAAGAATTCGAACTCAGCTAGCGACGCCGCATGAGGCGCTGTCGGTGCTCGAAGACACTCTTGTCGCCGACGGCACGAGCACACCGACTGTCGAGCATTGGCTGACCCGACTGCGCACGATGGCGTTGATTGCAGGCGGGGACTCCATTCGGGGCATGACGGCGATTCAAATCGAAAGGCTTGAAGCCGCCATAGTTGAGCAAATCGTCGACATCGTGACAGTCGCGCTTCCGGCTGACGGCGGCGGTTTCGATGCAGTTTCGCGATGGGCGGGGGCATTCGACCGCAGGTTTCCATTGGAGATTTTCACGCTCAACTACGACCTCCTCATGGAGCAGTCCCTCGAGCGGCACCGCGTCGCCTACTTCGATGGATTTCTCGGAGCGTATGAACCGTTCCTTGACCTCCGCACGATGGAGGACGACAGTTTGCCCACGCGCTGGACTCGGCTATGGAAAATGCACGGTTCCGTCAATTGGAGCGCCGACGGAGCGCGGATCTTTCGCGCAAGCGCAGGCGCGGGAAACCGAAGCAAGAGTCTCGTTCATCCCTCGCACCTCAAATACGACCAAAGCCGCCGCATGCCCTATCTCGCCATGCAGGACCGGCTGCGTTCGTACCTGCGGCAGGACGGAGCGCTGCTCCTGATCGAGGGGTATTCATTTGCCGACGAACACATCAACGAGATCCTGATCGAAGGGCTTGCAGGAAACCCAAGCGCTGTGGCGTTCGCCCTATTGTTCAAGCCCCTCGGCGAGCACGAAGAAGCGGTACGAATCGCGACTCGAACGCCCAACGTACGGCTGATGGGGCCTGACGGTGCTGTCATTGGCGGCACTCGCGCACCCTGGCAACAATCCGAAGATCTCCAACGAGTCGCACCCTCGGAGATCGGCAATTTTGCACGCCTCTCGAATCTGCTTCAGTTTGAAGAGGGGGCAGAAAGTGCGTGA